Proteins encoded within one genomic window of Candidatus Thiodiazotropha endoloripes:
- a CDS encoding alpha-D-glucose phosphate-specific phosphoglucomutase — MNNNNVASQPFDDQRPGTSGLRKKVKVFQTPHYLENFVQAIFDTQTDLSGGSLVLGGDGRFYNREAIQIILRMAAANGVAKVIVGLGGLLSTPAASCLIRKYKTDGGIILSASHNPGGPDEDFGIKFNTPNGGPAPESVTEAIFSRTKQIDAYRITDHDDVDLDQVGEMRIGETLIQIVDSVIDYTELMADLFDFERIHQLFNSGAFTMCFDAMHAVTGPYAKHIFEERLGAEPGTVINSTPKVDFGGGHPDPNLVHAHELVTNTQGHNGVDFGAASDGDGDRNMILGRDFFVTPSDSLAVITANAHLVKGYTSGISGVARSMPTSQAADRVAEKLGLECYETPTGWKFFGNLLDAGKITLCGEESFGTGSNHIREKDGMWAVLFWLNLLAVRQQSVESIVREHWKSYGRNYYTRYDYEAIDKAAAEALMQSLGDKLDSLVDSDIDGYQVAYADNFSYTDPVDSSISSNQGIRIGFTDGSRIVFRLSGTGTQGATLRVYLEAYEPDPQKQTSPTEEVMKPLVTIAQNLAEIAQRTGRTEPTVIT, encoded by the coding sequence ATGAACAACAACAATGTCGCCAGCCAGCCCTTTGATGATCAGCGCCCGGGCACTTCCGGTCTGCGGAAAAAGGTCAAAGTGTTTCAAACTCCCCACTACCTGGAGAATTTTGTACAGGCCATTTTCGACACTCAAACCGATCTGAGTGGCGGCAGTCTGGTGTTGGGCGGGGATGGACGCTTCTATAACCGTGAAGCGATCCAGATCATCCTCAGAATGGCGGCTGCCAACGGTGTCGCCAAGGTGATTGTCGGTTTGGGCGGTCTGCTCTCCACCCCGGCCGCCTCCTGCCTGATTCGCAAATACAAGACGGATGGGGGGATCATTCTTTCAGCCAGTCACAACCCCGGCGGGCCGGATGAGGACTTCGGCATCAAATTCAACACCCCCAACGGCGGACCTGCCCCGGAATCGGTCACCGAGGCGATATTCAGTCGCACCAAACAGATCGACGCCTATCGCATCACGGATCATGATGATGTGGATCTGGATCAGGTCGGCGAAATGCGGATTGGTGAGACGTTGATCCAAATTGTCGATTCGGTAATCGACTACACGGAGCTGATGGCGGATCTGTTCGATTTTGAACGTATTCACCAGTTGTTCAATTCCGGTGCATTCACGATGTGCTTCGATGCCATGCACGCAGTCACCGGTCCCTACGCCAAACATATTTTTGAAGAACGGTTGGGTGCTGAACCGGGTACAGTAATCAACAGTACACCGAAAGTTGATTTCGGTGGTGGCCACCCGGATCCGAATCTGGTTCATGCTCACGAGTTGGTTACAAATACCCAGGGGCACAACGGCGTCGACTTTGGCGCAGCATCGGATGGGGATGGAGACAGGAATATGATCCTGGGACGTGACTTTTTTGTCACCCCCAGTGACAGTCTTGCCGTGATCACGGCCAATGCCCACCTGGTTAAAGGCTATACCTCAGGCATCAGCGGGGTCGCCCGCTCCATGCCAACCAGCCAGGCAGCGGACCGGGTTGCCGAGAAACTCGGCCTGGAGTGTTATGAAACCCCGACCGGCTGGAAGTTCTTCGGAAATCTGCTCGATGCGGGAAAGATCACCCTGTGCGGAGAGGAGAGTTTCGGCACAGGCTCCAACCATATTCGGGAAAAGGATGGCATGTGGGCCGTGCTGTTCTGGCTCAATCTGCTGGCAGTCAGGCAGCAGTCTGTCGAGTCAATCGTGCGTGAACACTGGAAATCCTATGGCCGAAACTACTACACCCGCTATGACTACGAAGCCATCGATAAGGCTGCTGCAGAAGCATTGATGCAATCGCTGGGCGATAAGCTCGACAGCCTGGTGGACAGCGACATCGATGGATACCAGGTGGCGTATGCCGACAACTTCTCCTACACGGATCCGGTAGACAGCAGCATTTCAAGCAATCAGGGTATCCGGATCGGCTTTACGGATGGATCAAGGATTGTCTTCAGACTTTCAGGTACAGGCACTCAGGGTGCGACTTTAAGAGTCTACCTGGAGGCCTATGAGCCAGATCCACAGAAACAGACCTCACCCACAGAAGAGGTGATGAAGCCTCTGGTGACCATTGCTCAGAATCTGGCGGAAATCGCACAACGCACAGGCCGTACCGAGCCCACAGTTATCACCTGA
- a CDS encoding DUF2934 domain-containing protein, which translates to MNKKQEKENEKKVSKKKTVKKKAAKPKVAKKKTAKKKVTKKRVAKKSTPSKGLISPRERYEMIATMAYYRAESRNFEPGYDVQDWLDCEAIIDDMLSKS; encoded by the coding sequence GTGAACAAGAAGCAGGAAAAAGAGAACGAGAAAAAGGTTTCAAAAAAGAAAACCGTGAAGAAAAAGGCTGCCAAACCCAAAGTTGCCAAAAAGAAGACAGCCAAGAAAAAAGTCACTAAAAAACGGGTCGCGAAAAAAAGCACTCCGAGCAAAGGATTAATCAGTCCACGGGAACGTTACGAGATGATCGCCACGATGGCCTATTATCGGGCTGAGTCGCGGAACTTCGAACCCGGTTATGACGTGCAGGACTGGCTCGATTGTGAAGCAATAATCGACGACATGCTCAGCAAAAGCTGA
- a CDS encoding DMT family transporter, which yields MSQTVPPPEEKVQHLFWGIISTILACFLLAIMDGLGKWLMRDLPMPEVVWARYFFHTVIVAILFSSRSGLAFVRAKRPGIQLVRAICLMGVTLSLYSAIQTISLADATSIVFFAPVLVTLLAGWFLKEKVGATEWSAVGIGFIGVLFIVRPGFRDPDPALLLACLAAVCLAFYFVLTRALKGHDSEQTTLFHTTFAGAVILTLLLPIWWQQPSPIQWVFLVVTGGLGASGHFLLVKAFHMASASLLSPYLNAQIVAAALISVLFFDDLLGWPFYLGSILIVGAGLMIWLHQRLLATLSARKLR from the coding sequence ATGTCCCAAACTGTTCCACCACCCGAAGAGAAGGTGCAACATCTATTCTGGGGAATCATCAGTACGATACTCGCCTGTTTCCTGTTGGCCATCATGGATGGCCTGGGCAAGTGGCTGATGCGCGATCTGCCAATGCCTGAGGTGGTCTGGGCACGCTATTTTTTTCATACGGTGATTGTCGCTATCCTGTTCTCCTCCCGCAGTGGATTGGCTTTTGTCCGGGCTAAAAGACCAGGGATACAGCTGGTCAGGGCGATCTGTCTGATGGGGGTAACGCTGAGTCTGTATAGCGCCATTCAGACAATATCCCTGGCGGATGCCACCTCGATCGTCTTTTTTGCTCCGGTTCTGGTTACCCTGTTGGCCGGCTGGTTTCTCAAGGAGAAGGTTGGTGCCACTGAATGGTCTGCGGTAGGGATCGGTTTTATCGGTGTGCTGTTCATCGTCAGGCCCGGGTTCCGTGATCCCGATCCGGCCTTGTTGCTTGCCTGTCTGGCAGCCGTCTGTCTGGCCTTCTATTTTGTATTGACCAGAGCCCTGAAGGGACATGACAGTGAGCAGACAACTCTGTTTCACACCACCTTTGCCGGTGCGGTGATTCTGACTCTGTTACTGCCAATCTGGTGGCAGCAACCTTCACCAATCCAGTGGGTCTTCCTGGTGGTTACCGGTGGATTGGGTGCAAGTGGACACTTCCTGCTGGTGAAGGCGTTCCATATGGCTTCCGCATCGCTGCTCTCCCCCTATCTGAATGCACAGATCGTAGCTGCAGCTCTGATCAGCGTGCTCTTTTTTGATGATCTGTTGGGTTGGCCATTCTATCTCGGCTCGATACTGATCGTCGGAGCCGGTCTGATGATCTGGCTTCACCAGCGTTTGCTGGCCACACTGTCAGCTCGTAAATTACGGTAA